The Sinorhizobium fredii USDA 257 region TACTGACGATCCCGGCCGCAGGCGGTGCGGCCTACGGTTTGCTCAGGTTGTTTGAGGCGTTCAGCTGGACTAGCCTCTCACGAGGTGAAGTCGCTAAATTCGGGCGGCACGACTGCATTCTCACCAATTTCTAACCTGAATCTCCCGTATCCTTAATCGCGGGTCCTCTATGTTTGCTCCATGCTGAA contains the following coding sequences:
- a CDS encoding inorganic phosphate transporter; this translates as MPVSPTHSISTAIMGAGFAKCPHALRWTVIEHILWAWILTIPAAGGAAYGLLRLFEAFSWTSLSRGEVAKFGRHDCILTNF